TTCCAGCGCCTGTCTGCGAATGGTGTCTTTCAGACTGCCTCGGGGCGCCAATGTATAGACAAACACACAATCCAGCGCTTCGGCTGCATACCGCATGGACCGGATCGTCACCGCTCCGGCGACTTCCGCTTTTTCCAAGGTCGCCACGCGCTGCGGCGATACTCCCAGTCGCTTCGCAAACTGGACGCCGGACATCCCGAGCGCTTCCCGGATGGCCCGAATCCACCCCTTTACCGGTTGCGGAGTGTCCTTCAATTGACTGAAACGAT
Above is a window of Deltaproteobacteria bacterium CG2_30_66_27 DNA encoding:
- a CDS encoding DNA-binding protein, producing MTNRKRVILEQLTDNVNRFSQLKDTPQPVKGWIRAIREALGMSGVQFAKRLGVSPQRVATLEKAEVAGAVTIRSMRYAAEALDCVFVYTLAPRGSLKDTIRRQALEVARERLKHTSHTMLLEDQQLSKEETRKALDAAVEELIDTMPKKLWDKPE